Proteins from one Thermodesulfobacteriota bacterium genomic window:
- a CDS encoding SAM-dependent chlorinase/fluorinase, whose translation MAAIITLTTDFGLADGFAGIMKGVILGLAPGTTVVDLSHLVPPQDIRQAGLVLAAAFRYFPAGTVHVAVVDPGVGSDRRVVAVAAAGQTFLAPDNGLLSPVLRQAPADQAVALDRPELYLSSLSRTFHGRDLLAPVAARLASGWPLAAVGSPVSPDSLVQLAWPEPRLDLLAGEAAGEIIAIDHFGNCATNLTPAHGQALLAGHEGATLEAVCRGRSLGSPQTCYAAVTEGAPLVLVNSRNLLEIAVRNGHAAGALGLAIGTPVELRRRPLPQPGR comes from the coding sequence GTGGCCGCCATCATCACCCTGACCACGGACTTCGGCCTGGCGGACGGGTTCGCAGGGATCATGAAAGGGGTGATCCTGGGCCTCGCCCCCGGAACGACTGTGGTCGATCTCAGCCACCTGGTGCCGCCCCAGGACATCCGGCAGGCCGGCCTCGTCCTGGCCGCCGCCTTCCGCTACTTCCCGGCCGGCACCGTGCACGTGGCGGTGGTGGATCCGGGGGTGGGCAGCGACCGCCGGGTGGTGGCGGTGGCGGCGGCCGGCCAGACCTTCCTCGCCCCGGACAACGGCCTTCTCTCCCCGGTCCTCCGGCAGGCGCCGGCCGACCAGGCGGTGGCCCTGGACCGGCCGGAGCTGTACCTGTCGTCCCTGTCCCGGACCTTCCACGGCCGGGACCTCCTGGCGCCGGTGGCGGCGCGCCTGGCCAGCGGCTGGCCACTCGCCGCGGTGGGCAGCCCCGTGTCCCCCGACTCCCTGGTGCAGCTGGCCTGGCCCGAGCCGCGGCTGGACCTCCTGGCCGGCGAGGCCGCCGGCGAGATCATCGCCATCGACCATTTCGGCAACTGCGCCACCAACCTCACCCCGGCCCATGGCCAGGCTTTGCTGGCCGGCCATGAGGGAGCGACCCTGGAGGCGGTCTGCCGCGGCCGGTCCCTGGGCAGCCCCCAGACCTGCTATGCGGCGGTGACCGAAGGCGCGCCCCTCGTGCTGGTCAACAGCCGGAATCTTCTGGAGATTGCGGTGCGCAACGGCCATGCCGCAGGCGCCCTGGGGCTTGCCATCGGCACGCCCGTCGAGCTGCGGCGCCGGCCGCTGCCTCAGCCAGGCCGCTGA
- a CDS encoding histidine phosphatase family protein has product MSIAAGADIAVLMRRTRLPESATHLVLVRHGAVHNPKNVLYGRLPRFPLAAAGRSQALAAALALAATPLAALYSSPLLRARQTAAAIRERQPGLSLALCHLLTDVASPHQGRPGAEVDALPDNVYQDSRPPFETPADVLGRLIRFLGQVRRRHSGQWVAAVSHGDPIAFLILWAHGQPPSAAGKTGLAPWGIPGGYPGPGSITTLTLPVEGEVTPLAVHHQRPG; this is encoded by the coding sequence ATGAGCATCGCCGCTGGCGCCGACATCGCGGTTCTGATGCGGCGGACCCGCCTGCCGGAGTCGGCTACCCACCTGGTCCTGGTGCGCCATGGCGCGGTGCACAACCCGAAGAACGTTCTCTACGGCCGCCTGCCCCGCTTTCCCCTGGCAGCGGCTGGTCGCAGCCAGGCGCTGGCCGCGGCCTTGGCCCTGGCGGCCACGCCCCTGGCGGCCCTCTACTCGAGCCCGCTGCTCCGGGCCCGCCAGACCGCGGCTGCCATCCGGGAGCGGCAGCCGGGTCTGAGCCTTGCCCTCTGCCACCTCCTCACCGACGTCGCCAGCCCGCATCAGGGTCGGCCCGGCGCCGAGGTGGATGCCCTGCCGGACAATGTCTACCAGGACAGCCGGCCGCCCTTCGAGACGCCCGCCGACGTGCTCGGCCGCCTCATCCGCTTCCTCGGCCAGGTGCGCCGCCGCCATTCCGGGCAATGGGTGGCCGCGGTCAGCCACGGCGACCCCATCGCCTTCCTCATCCTGTGGGCCCACGGCCAGCCGCCCAGTGCCGCCGGCAAGACCGGCCTGGCCCCCTGGGGCATCCCTGGCGGGTACCCGGGGCCCGGCTCCATCACCACCTTGACCCTGCCCGTGGAAGGGGAGGTGACCCCCCTGGCGGTGCACCATCAGCGGCCTGGCTGA
- a CDS encoding succinate dehydrogenase, which translates to MTLLQILLGSSIGRKAVVAASGAVLALFLALHLAGSLVTFLGAATFNAYHAGLHSLGPLLALLELALAGALVAHAVFAAWLWVDSLAARPCRYAVPAALRGRLSSGTMPFTGLLILVFLVVHLADFRFAASPSPLAAQVVAALQVPPRAAFYLLAVAALTVHVSHGFWSLFQTLGLSHPGYSALIRQASLAGALGTGGLFMLIPILILASRSFLR; encoded by the coding sequence ATGACGCTCCTCCAGATCCTCCTCGGCAGCTCCATTGGCAGAAAAGCCGTGGTGGCCGCCAGCGGTGCGGTCCTGGCCTTGTTTCTGGCCCTGCACCTGGCCGGCAGCCTGGTGACCTTCCTGGGGGCCGCGACCTTCAACGCCTACCACGCCGGGCTCCACAGCCTGGGGCCCCTTCTGGCGCTCCTGGAGCTGGCCTTGGCCGGCGCCCTTGTGGCGCATGCCGTCTTCGCCGCCTGGCTGTGGGTGGACAGCCTGGCTGCCCGACCCTGCCGCTACGCCGTGCCGGCAGCCTTGCGCGGGCGCCTGTCCTCCGGCACCATGCCCTTTACCGGTCTTCTCATCCTGGTCTTCCTGGTCGTCCATCTGGCCGACTTCCGTTTCGCCGCCAGCCCCTCGCCCCTGGCCGCCCAGGTGGTGGCCGCCCTGCAGGTGCCGCCCCGGGCCGCCTTCTATCTCCTGGCCGTGGCGGCCCTGACCGTCCATGTCAGCCACGGCTTCTGGAGCCTGTTCCAGACCCTGGGCCTCAGTCATCCGGGCTACAGCGCCCTCATCCGCCAGGCCAGCCTGGCCGGGGCCCTCGGCACCGGCGGTCTGTTCATGCTCATTCCGATCCTGATCCTGGCCAGCCGCTCCTTTCTGCGCTGA
- a CDS encoding fumarate reductase/succinate dehydrogenase flavoprotein subunit encodes MPLDSRIPAGPLAEKWDRCRFEARLVNPANRRGFRIIVVGTGLAGASAAASLGELGYRVDAFCLQDSPRRAHSIAAQGGINAAKNYRNDGDSIRRLFDDTIKGGDFRAREANVFRLAQIANRIIDHCTAQGVPFAREYGGLLATRSFGGTQVARTFYARGQTGQQLLLGAYGALMRQVKAGTVHLHPRTEMLDLVVAAGRAQGIVTRHLITGAVRRHAAHAVILATGGYGNVYFLSTNAASANATAIWRAYKRGAAFANPCFVQIHPTCIPVHGDHQSKLTLMSESLRNDGRVWVPAQAGDRRPPAAIPEGERDYFLERRYPSFGNLVPRDVASRSVKEQCDQGKGVGETGQAVFLDFAESKAREGTAAIMGKYGNLFHMYEKITGVDPLAEPMTIFPAVHYTMGGLWVDYHLMSTVSGLFVLGEANFSDHGANRLGASALMQGLADGSFIIPVAMGDYLSRLGPQPLADSLPAFAEAEAAVRDRLARLLAIGGRRTPADFHRQLGLLLWNRCGMSRNEAGLTEALSQIPAIREAFWQDLTVPGSGQDLNQTLERAGRVADYLELAELLVTDALARRESCGCHFREESQTAGNEARRDDAGFAHVAAWQHRGAGRPPALFREPLEFTAVTPSRRSYA; translated from the coding sequence ATGCCCCTCGACAGCCGCATCCCGGCCGGCCCGCTGGCGGAGAAATGGGACCGCTGCCGCTTCGAGGCCCGCCTCGTCAACCCGGCCAACCGCCGCGGCTTCCGGATCATCGTGGTCGGCACCGGCCTGGCCGGCGCCTCGGCCGCCGCCTCGCTGGGGGAGCTGGGCTACCGGGTGGACGCCTTCTGCCTCCAGGACAGCCCCCGCCGGGCGCACAGCATCGCGGCCCAGGGCGGCATCAACGCCGCCAAGAACTACCGCAACGACGGGGACAGCATCCGCCGCCTGTTCGACGACACCATCAAAGGGGGCGATTTCCGGGCCCGGGAGGCCAATGTCTTCCGGCTGGCCCAGATCGCCAACCGCATCATCGACCACTGCACCGCCCAGGGGGTTCCCTTTGCCCGGGAGTATGGCGGCCTTCTCGCCACCCGCTCCTTTGGCGGCACCCAGGTGGCCCGCACCTTCTACGCCCGGGGCCAGACCGGCCAGCAGCTTCTGCTCGGTGCCTACGGCGCGCTCATGCGGCAGGTCAAGGCCGGCACCGTCCACCTCCATCCCCGGACCGAGATGCTGGATCTGGTGGTGGCGGCCGGCCGGGCGCAAGGGATCGTGACTCGCCACCTCATCACCGGCGCGGTGCGCCGGCACGCGGCCCACGCCGTGATCCTGGCCACCGGCGGCTACGGCAATGTCTACTTCCTGTCCACCAACGCCGCCTCGGCCAACGCCACCGCCATCTGGCGGGCCTACAAAAGGGGGGCGGCCTTCGCCAACCCCTGCTTTGTCCAGATCCATCCCACCTGCATCCCGGTGCACGGCGACCATCAGTCCAAGCTGACCCTGATGAGCGAGAGCCTCAGAAACGATGGCCGGGTCTGGGTGCCGGCCCAAGCCGGCGACCGGCGGCCGCCGGCCGCCATCCCCGAGGGGGAGCGGGACTACTTTCTCGAGCGGCGCTACCCGTCCTTTGGCAACCTGGTGCCCCGGGACGTGGCCTCCCGGAGTGTCAAGGAGCAATGCGATCAGGGCAAAGGGGTGGGAGAGACCGGCCAGGCCGTCTTTCTGGACTTTGCCGAGTCCAAGGCCCGGGAGGGGACAGCCGCCATCATGGGCAAGTACGGCAACCTCTTCCACATGTACGAGAAGATCACCGGTGTCGATCCCCTGGCCGAGCCCATGACCATCTTCCCGGCGGTGCACTACACCATGGGCGGCCTGTGGGTGGATTACCACCTCATGAGCACCGTGTCCGGCCTCTTTGTCCTCGGCGAGGCGAACTTCTCGGACCACGGCGCCAACCGCCTGGGGGCCTCCGCCCTCATGCAGGGCCTGGCGGACGGCTCCTTCATCATCCCGGTAGCCATGGGCGACTACCTTTCCCGCCTCGGCCCCCAGCCCCTGGCCGACTCGCTGCCTGCCTTTGCCGAGGCCGAGGCCGCGGTCCGGGACCGGCTGGCCCGGCTTTTGGCCATCGGCGGCCGCCGCACGCCTGCCGACTTCCACCGCCAGCTTGGGCTTCTGCTCTGGAACCGCTGCGGCATGAGCCGCAACGAGGCGGGCCTGACCGAGGCGTTGAGCCAGATCCCGGCCATCCGGGAGGCCTTCTGGCAGGATCTCACCGTGCCCGGCTCGGGCCAGGATCTCAACCAGACCCTGGAGCGGGCCGGCCGGGTGGCCGACTATCTGGAGCTGGCCGAGCTTCTGGTCACCGATGCCCTGGCGCGGCGGGAGTCCTGCGGCTGCCATTTCCGGGAAGAGAGCCAGACCGCCGGCAACGAGGCCCGGCGGGACGACGCCGGCTTCGCCCATGTGGCGGCCTGGCAGCACCGCGGCGCCGGCCGGCCGCCGGCCTTGTTCCGGGAGCCCCTGGAATTTACCGCGGTCACGCCATCCCGGAGGAGCTACGCGTGA
- a CDS encoding succinate dehydrogenase/fumarate reductase iron-sulfur subunit yields the protein MKTVSLKLRIWRQAGPSSPGAFQDFDTGPLAAAMSFLEMLDGVNERLILAGQEPIAFDHDCREGICGTCGAVVDGQAHGRQAGTTLCQLSLRHFAAGSTVVVEPFRARAFPLIKDLVVDRSAFDAIIAEGGYVSVSSSAAPEANTLPVPPDRAEEALDAAQCIGCGACVAACPNASAMLFVGAKVSHLALLPQGDPERRRRVVAMVRQMDAQGFGPCGNEGLCERACPKGISIRHIARMNRELWRAAFLARD from the coding sequence GTGAAGACCGTCAGCCTCAAGCTCCGGATCTGGCGCCAGGCCGGGCCCAGCTCTCCCGGCGCCTTCCAGGATTTCGACACCGGCCCCCTGGCCGCCGCCATGTCCTTCCTGGAGATGCTCGACGGGGTGAACGAGCGGCTGATCCTGGCCGGCCAGGAGCCCATCGCCTTCGACCACGACTGCCGGGAGGGGATCTGCGGCACCTGCGGGGCGGTGGTGGACGGCCAGGCCCACGGCCGGCAGGCGGGCACCACCTTGTGCCAGCTCTCCCTGCGCCATTTTGCCGCAGGCAGCACCGTGGTGGTCGAGCCCTTCCGGGCCCGGGCCTTCCCCCTGATCAAGGACCTGGTGGTGGACCGCAGCGCCTTCGACGCCATCATCGCCGAGGGCGGCTATGTGTCGGTATCAAGCTCAGCCGCTCCGGAGGCCAACACCCTGCCTGTCCCGCCGGACCGGGCCGAGGAGGCCCTGGACGCGGCGCAGTGCATCGGCTGCGGCGCCTGCGTGGCTGCCTGCCCCAATGCCTCGGCCATGCTGTTCGTGGGTGCCAAGGTCTCCCACCTGGCCCTCCTGCCCCAGGGCGACCCGGAGCGCCGGCGGCGGGTGGTCGCCATGGTGCGGCAGATGGACGCCCAGGGCTTCGGCCCGTGCGGCAACGAAGGCCTGTGCGAGCGCGCCTGCCCCAAGGGCATCTCCATCCGCCACATCGCCCGGATGAACCGGGAGCTGTGGCGGGCCGCCTTCCTGGCCAGGGATTGA
- a CDS encoding methyl-accepting chemotaxis protein, with translation MRLKILHLGLLGRILIAAIGTSLPVVVALFYFVLTGNNKDIEFAAQEMRGNRILRPLETLLRLVADHELALAAPGVLAGGGDRQAIAAAVDQALADLAAADAEVGGALQFTAEGLAARGREHLRVEILAREWHQLAAEAGSLPAAAGRERHGHLISDLRGMIAHAGDTSNLILDPDLDSYYLMDVTLLALPQTQERLAAISASLAAMAGRAPSAAERVQLAVHAAFLREADGGRISAGIATALNEDPGFHGPSPSLAPAVGPALKAYEEANNGFAGHLEAMALEAAAGPPSPAALAAGEAARQASFALWAKAAQELDSLLAMRMAAIARGRNTALAIALVAIFAMGLGAFFYVRRGIVIRLQGMVDSLLHVSQGLDGTAGAVAEASQALASAAAEQAAAVEETGASLEELAAMTRTNTENAGRAAAMAREVRATASRGCEAMQEMQGAMQAIRQAGEDIAGIMRTVDEIAFQTHLLGLNAAVEAARAGEAGTGFAVVADEVRSLATKSKRAAEDTAQRVASTRVRTIEGARTAERVAAVLAEIAGAVTRMEALLAEVGQASEQQDQGIGQISQAMLQLDRMTQEHATQAESATGTAADLTRHAEVLQETGGILAVMVGGSSAAGAAHLPAAGTP, from the coding sequence GACCTCTGGAGACCCTGCTGCGGCTGGTGGCGGACCATGAGCTGGCCCTGGCCGCGCCCGGGGTCCTGGCCGGCGGCGGGGACCGGCAGGCCATCGCCGCTGCCGTCGACCAGGCGCTGGCCGATCTGGCCGCGGCGGACGCCGAGGTGGGCGGCGCGTTGCAGTTCACGGCCGAGGGGCTGGCCGCCCGGGGCCGGGAGCACCTGCGGGTGGAGATCCTGGCCAGGGAATGGCACCAGCTGGCCGCGGAAGCCGGCAGCCTGCCGGCCGCTGCCGGCCGGGAGCGTCACGGCCACCTCATCTCCGATCTCCGAGGCATGATTGCCCATGCCGGCGACACCTCGAACCTGATCCTTGACCCGGATCTGGACAGCTATTACCTCATGGACGTCACCCTCTTGGCCTTGCCCCAGACCCAGGAGCGGCTGGCGGCCATCAGCGCCAGCCTGGCAGCCATGGCCGGCCGCGCCCCCAGCGCCGCCGAGCGGGTGCAGCTGGCGGTGCACGCCGCCTTCCTGCGGGAGGCGGACGGCGGCCGGATCAGCGCCGGCATCGCCACCGCCCTGAACGAGGACCCAGGATTCCACGGTCCCTCACCCTCTCTGGCGCCGGCCGTGGGGCCGGCCCTCAAGGCCTATGAAGAGGCCAACAACGGCTTTGCCGGCCATCTGGAGGCGATGGCCCTGGAGGCAGCTGCCGGCCCGCCGTCCCCGGCGGCACTGGCAGCTGGCGAGGCGGCACGGCAGGCCTCTTTCGCCCTGTGGGCGAAGGCGGCGCAGGAGCTGGATTCCCTTCTGGCCATGCGCATGGCCGCCATCGCCCGTGGCCGCAACACCGCGCTGGCGATCGCTCTGGTGGCCATTTTTGCCATGGGCCTGGGCGCTTTCTTCTACGTGCGGCGCGGGATTGTCATCCGCCTTCAGGGAATGGTGGACTCCCTGTTGCATGTCTCCCAGGGGCTCGACGGCACCGCCGGTGCGGTGGCGGAGGCCAGCCAGGCCCTGGCCTCCGCAGCGGCCGAGCAGGCGGCGGCGGTGGAGGAGACCGGTGCCTCCCTGGAGGAACTGGCGGCCATGACCCGGACCAACACCGAGAATGCCGGCCGGGCGGCGGCGATGGCCCGCGAGGTGCGTGCCACCGCCAGTCGCGGCTGCGAGGCCATGCAGGAGATGCAAGGGGCCATGCAGGCGATCCGGCAGGCCGGGGAGGACATCGCCGGCATCATGCGCACGGTGGACGAAATAGCCTTCCAGACCCACCTGCTGGGGCTGAATGCGGCCGTGGAGGCGGCCCGGGCTGGCGAGGCGGGAACCGGCTTTGCCGTGGTGGCGGACGAGGTGCGGAGCCTGGCTACCAAGAGCAAACGGGCAGCCGAGGACACCGCCCAGCGAGTGGCGAGCACCCGCGTCCGCACCATTGAGGGCGCCAGGACCGCCGAGCGGGTGGCAGCCGTGCTGGCGGAGATCGCCGGGGCGGTGACCCGGATGGAGGCCCTGCTGGCCGAGGTGGGTCAGGCCTCGGAGCAGCAGGATCAGGGTATCGGCCAGATCAGCCAGGCCATGCTGCAGCTGGACCGGATGACCCAGGAGCATGCCACCCAGGCGGAGTCCGCGACCGGCACCGCCGCCGATCTCACCCGCCATGCGGAGGTTCTGCAGGAGACCGGCGGCATCCTGGCCGTCATGGTGGGGGGCAGCTCCGCCGCCGGGGCAGCCCACCTGCCGGCAGCTGGCACACCATGA